A region from the Andrena cerasifolii isolate SP2316 chromosome 9, iyAndCera1_principal, whole genome shotgun sequence genome encodes:
- the LOC143373432 gene encoding D-aminoacyl-tRNA deacylase 1-like isoform X4, protein MKAVIQRVTKANVSVDSEIISSIGNGLCVLVGIKRDDSAEDMKYIVRKILNTKIFDGDDNKKWGASVMDKQYEILCISQFTLYHNLKGNRLDFHRAMSAQESEPFYNKFLAELGRSYKPEFIKDGKFGAMMEVNIQNSGPVTIEIESLNRSRESNQSNEV, encoded by the exons ATGAAAGCCGTAATACAGCGAGTGACAAAGGCTAATGTCTCAG TCGACAGTGAAATTATTAGTAGCATCGGGAATGGTCTTTGCGTCTTGGTTGGTATAAAAAGGGACGACTCGGCGGAGGAcatgaaatatat AGTAAGGAAGATATTGAATACTAAGATCTTTGATGGAGATGATAATAAGAAATGGGGCGCCAGTGTTATGGATAAGCAATACGAAATATTGTGTATAAGTCAGTTCACGTTATATCACAATCTAAAGGGAAACAGATTAGACTTCCACAGGGCCATGTCCGCGCAGGAGTCAGAAccgttttataataaatttcttgCCGAACTTGGCAGAAGCTATAAGCCTGAGTTTATTAAAG ATGGTAAATTTGGCGCAATGATGGAAGTTAATATTCAAAACAGTGGACCCGTAACTATAGAAATAGAATCCCTGAATAGATCTAGAGAATCGAATCAGTCTAATGAAGTGTAA
- the LOC143373432 gene encoding GRIP and coiled-coil domain-containing protein 1-like isoform X1, which produces MEPVNEQKETGEINVEQQNLQDKSGNSSQAEAAEYSENVKQCKSVATSTANNGSCDLQSRETQTDAVDTETIVQLKNQLDTVMNSLATLSAEKSKMEANFQTDRKQLRNERDECEKVIKDLKEKLKKAQTSNYSEIEHLKCKLIMERHEREREQTDHAKVIKELQKLLYDERRNKEQLEAQSKSQFATKTQCKILEAELEITRSKLKQAEEAAKETPPILLSLQSEMGLMKKQHLNAIHEEQKRAAAAEQQARALAMTHEARVAGLEARLAELSEIVGGYDRLRQQDQQAIQKLKDQLLSLQDTEHNDYITLNNEPEEIIFKIKSLYTKLLDLDNKKNESAHVKSLLHSLGLYDKQQIVDYKEKYESLLQEFEDYKQQVCKYSTTNMSHSIQSQNMTAHDKNNKTQLHLLKAHNSNLEERIRILNNEVMNKETELQLKLEHQQKNFQEECGKLEHTLVQKDSEYRSKISTLEQQLLRQRERTMALIAEKDKEILTLKTSFHALLPKKESTITEKKVDIPKYESRGESVNDLVTGLLTSDSPPILHYSQELARKEVQVSASRRKVLELEATLREKQREVVHIKEKQKEETKGLQAQIARLEACKSREGANLEYLKNVFINYLTTNDVSSKRHMLNAISTVLRFTIEELNKVKH; this is translated from the exons ATGGAACCTGTTAACGAACAAAAGGAAACTGGGGAAATAAATGTGGAACAGCAAAATCTGCAAG atAAGTCAGGTAATTCTTCGCAAGCAGAAGCGGCAGAATATTctgaaaatgtaaaacaatgtaAATCAGTGGCCACCAGTACGGCAAACAATGGCTCGTGCGATTTACAA TCACGCGAAACTCAGACCGACGCCGTAGACACGGAAACAATAGTGCAGTTGAAAAATCAATTGGATACTGTAATGAATTCTCTAGCTACTCTTTCAGCAGAGAAGTCTAAAATGGAAGCAAATTTCCAAACGGATAGAAAACAATTGAGAAACGAGCGGGACGAA TGTGAGAAAGTGATCAAAGACTTGAAGGAAAAGTTGAAAAAAGCACAAACTTCGAATTATTCAGAGATCGAACACCTGAAGTGTAAATTAATTATGGAACGTCACGAGAGGGAAAGGGAACAAACTGATCATGCTAAAGTGATAAA AGAACTTCAGAAATTATTATACGACGAACGTCGGAATAAAGAACAATTAGAAGCGCAATCGAAATCTCAGTTTGCCACTAAGACGCAATGTAAAATACTTGAAGCGGAATTGGAAATAACTAGGAGCAAGCTTAAACAAGCCGAGGAAGCAGCTAAAGAGACACCGCCGATTTTACTGTCTCTCCAATCCGAAATGGGTCTTATGAAGAAGCAGCACTTGAACGCGATACACGAA GAGCAGAAAAGAGCTGCCGCGGCAGAACAGCAAGCCAGAGCTTTAGCGATGACTCACGAAGCGAGAGTAGCAGGCTTAGAAGCAAGACTGGCTGAACTGTCCGAGATTGTCGGAGGATATGATAGGCTCAGGCAGCAAGACCAACAAGCTATTCAAAAACTCAAAGATCAATTATTAAGCTTACAAGACACTGAGCACAACGACTACATCACTTTGAACAACGAAccggaagaaattatttttaaaataaaaagcctTTACACTAAACTGTTGGATTTAGATAATAAGAAGAATGAATCTGCGCATGTTAAAT CACTGCTACACAGTTTAGGTTTGTACGACAAACAGCAAATTGTCGACTACAAGGAGAAGTATGAAAGCTTGTTGCAAGAATTTGAAGACTACAAACAGCAAGTATGTAAATATAGCACTACAAATATGTCGCATAGTATTCAAAGTCAAAACATGACGGCGCATGATAAGAACAATAAAACTCAACTACATCTTCTGAAAGCCCACAACAGTAACTTGGAAGAGAGAATacgtattttgaataatgaagTTATGAACAAAGAAACAGAACTACAATTGAAACTAGAACATCAACAAAAG AACTTTCAAGAGGAATGTGGAAAATTGGAGCACACGTTAGTACAAAAAGACAGCGAATATCGCAGCAAGATATCCACGCTAGAACAGCAATTGTTACGCCAACGAGAACGAACGATGGCTCTCATTGCGGAGAAGGACAAAGAAATTTTAACGTTAAAGACATCTTTCCATGCGCTGTTACCAAAGAAGGAAAGTACTATTACAGAGAAGAAAGTGGATATACCAAAGTATGAAAGTAGAGGAGAATCAGTCAACGACTTAGTAACAGGGTTACTGACGAGCGACAGCCCTCCGATATTACATTACAGCCAGGAATTAGCGAGAAAAGAGGTTCAAGTGTCTGCTTCCAGGAGAAAAGTTTTAGAATTGGAAGCTACGTTACGAGAGAAACAAAGAGAGGTCGTTCATATAAAGGAAAagcaaaaagaagaaacgaaaggtTTGCAGGCTCAGATTGCAAG ATTGGAAGCTTGCAAATCTAGAGAAGGCGCCAATCTCGAATATTTGAAGAATGTTTTCATAAACTACCTGACAACAAATGATGTTTCCAGTAAACGTCATATGTTAAATGCTATTTCTACAGTATTACGTTTTACtatagaagaattaaataaagtcaAACATTGA
- the LOC143373432 gene encoding GRIP and coiled-coil domain-containing protein 1-like isoform X3, protein MEPVNEQKETGEINVEQQNLQDKSGNSSQAEAAEYSENVKQCKSVATSTANNGSCDLQSRETQTDAVDTETIVQLKNQLDTVMNSLATLSAEKSKMEANFQTDRKQLRNERDECEKVIKDLKEKLKKAQTSNYSEIEHLKCKLIMERHEREREQTDHAKVIKELQKLLYDERRNKEQLEAQSKSQFATKTQCKILEAELEITRSKLKQAEEAAKETPPILLSLQSEMGLMKKQHLNAIHEFAFRSRKELPRQNSKPEL, encoded by the exons ATGGAACCTGTTAACGAACAAAAGGAAACTGGGGAAATAAATGTGGAACAGCAAAATCTGCAAG atAAGTCAGGTAATTCTTCGCAAGCAGAAGCGGCAGAATATTctgaaaatgtaaaacaatgtaAATCAGTGGCCACCAGTACGGCAAACAATGGCTCGTGCGATTTACAA TCACGCGAAACTCAGACCGACGCCGTAGACACGGAAACAATAGTGCAGTTGAAAAATCAATTGGATACTGTAATGAATTCTCTAGCTACTCTTTCAGCAGAGAAGTCTAAAATGGAAGCAAATTTCCAAACGGATAGAAAACAATTGAGAAACGAGCGGGACGAA TGTGAGAAAGTGATCAAAGACTTGAAGGAAAAGTTGAAAAAAGCACAAACTTCGAATTATTCAGAGATCGAACACCTGAAGTGTAAATTAATTATGGAACGTCACGAGAGGGAAAGGGAACAAACTGATCATGCTAAAGTGATAAA AGAACTTCAGAAATTATTATACGACGAACGTCGGAATAAAGAACAATTAGAAGCGCAATCGAAATCTCAGTTTGCCACTAAGACGCAATGTAAAATACTTGAAGCGGAATTGGAAATAACTAGGAGCAAGCTTAAACAAGCCGAGGAAGCAGCTAAAGAGACACCGCCGATTTTACTGTCTCTCCAATCCGAAATGGGTCTTATGAAGAAGCAGCACTTGAACGCGATACACGAA TTTGCATTTAGGAGCAGAAAAGAGCTGCCGCGGCAGAACAGCAAGCCAGAGCTTTAG
- the LOC143373432 gene encoding GRIP and coiled-coil domain-containing protein 1-like isoform X2, whose translation MTHEARVAGLEARLAELSEIVGGYDRLRQQDQQAIQKLKDQLLSLQDTEHNDYITLNNEPEEIIFKIKSLYTKLLDLDNKKNESAHVKSLLHSLGLYDKQQIVDYKEKYESLLQEFEDYKQQVCKYSTTNMSHSIQSQNMTAHDKNNKTQLHLLKAHNSNLEERIRILNNEVMNKETELQLKLEHQQKNFQEECGKLEHTLVQKDSEYRSKISTLEQQLLRQRERTMALIAEKDKEILTLKTSFHALLPKKESTITEKKVDIPKYESRGESVNDLVTGLLTSDSPPILHYSQELARKEVQVSASRRKVLELEATLREKQREVVHIKEKQKEETKGLQAQIARLEACKSREGANLEYLKNVFINYLTTNDVSSKRHMLNAISTVLRFTIEELNKVKH comes from the exons ATGACTCACGAAGCGAGAGTAGCAGGCTTAGAAGCAAGACTGGCTGAACTGTCCGAGATTGTCGGAGGATATGATAGGCTCAGGCAGCAAGACCAACAAGCTATTCAAAAACTCAAAGATCAATTATTAAGCTTACAAGACACTGAGCACAACGACTACATCACTTTGAACAACGAAccggaagaaattatttttaaaataaaaagcctTTACACTAAACTGTTGGATTTAGATAATAAGAAGAATGAATCTGCGCATGTTAAAT CACTGCTACACAGTTTAGGTTTGTACGACAAACAGCAAATTGTCGACTACAAGGAGAAGTATGAAAGCTTGTTGCAAGAATTTGAAGACTACAAACAGCAAGTATGTAAATATAGCACTACAAATATGTCGCATAGTATTCAAAGTCAAAACATGACGGCGCATGATAAGAACAATAAAACTCAACTACATCTTCTGAAAGCCCACAACAGTAACTTGGAAGAGAGAATacgtattttgaataatgaagTTATGAACAAAGAAACAGAACTACAATTGAAACTAGAACATCAACAAAAG AACTTTCAAGAGGAATGTGGAAAATTGGAGCACACGTTAGTACAAAAAGACAGCGAATATCGCAGCAAGATATCCACGCTAGAACAGCAATTGTTACGCCAACGAGAACGAACGATGGCTCTCATTGCGGAGAAGGACAAAGAAATTTTAACGTTAAAGACATCTTTCCATGCGCTGTTACCAAAGAAGGAAAGTACTATTACAGAGAAGAAAGTGGATATACCAAAGTATGAAAGTAGAGGAGAATCAGTCAACGACTTAGTAACAGGGTTACTGACGAGCGACAGCCCTCCGATATTACATTACAGCCAGGAATTAGCGAGAAAAGAGGTTCAAGTGTCTGCTTCCAGGAGAAAAGTTTTAGAATTGGAAGCTACGTTACGAGAGAAACAAAGAGAGGTCGTTCATATAAAGGAAAagcaaaaagaagaaacgaaaggtTTGCAGGCTCAGATTGCAAG ATTGGAAGCTTGCAAATCTAGAGAAGGCGCCAATCTCGAATATTTGAAGAATGTTTTCATAAACTACCTGACAACAAATGATGTTTCCAGTAAACGTCATATGTTAAATGCTATTTCTACAGTATTACGTTTTACtatagaagaattaaataaagtcaAACATTGA